In one Streptomyces sp. NBC_01288 genomic region, the following are encoded:
- a CDS encoding penicillin-binding transpeptidase domain-containing protein — translation MGTRGKKKVVAEKRKARPAVVGGVIAVAVVGAGVGAYALYDGGASAEAGTSNTADHKAIKTGPLSATEVQTTAKRYLADWQQGKVAQAAATTDRSTAAAALLTGYTKNAHMKGITVTEGARTGTKVPFSVKCTVSYKGINKPMTYATSLTVVRSAKDGKPYVQWHASVVHPDLADGDTLVTGESGTPPVKAYDRDGGELTVAKYPSLGPVLDGLREKFGKKAGGKAGIELQVIRGKKSKQSDKTLVELSKGTPGKVKTTLSPTLQAAAETQVTKQKNSSVVMMRPSTGEILAVANASHGFNVAFQGSLAPGSTMKVVTSTMLFEKNLITPDASHPCPKTYKLAGWTFHNDDDSEIKKGTFKMAFGASCNNAFINFAPKLSNSDLTTEAQQVYGLGMNNWAIGVPTFDGSVPVQSGAQMGASLIGQGGVRMNPLNMASVAATVDTGTFHQPYLVSPTVDNRTIAKASRTMSSTTQSELKEVMKYTADYGTAAEAMSGLGPDYGAKTGSAEVDGQKKPNGWFTAYKGDLVAAGVVQAGGHGGDTAGPIVAALLKLGSSLGG, via the coding sequence GTGGGCACGAGGGGCAAGAAGAAGGTCGTCGCCGAGAAGCGCAAGGCGAGACCCGCCGTGGTCGGCGGGGTGATCGCCGTGGCCGTCGTCGGCGCGGGCGTCGGCGCCTACGCGCTGTACGACGGCGGGGCCTCGGCCGAGGCGGGCACGTCGAACACCGCCGACCACAAGGCGATCAAGACGGGTCCGCTGTCGGCGACCGAGGTGCAGACGACCGCGAAGCGGTACCTGGCCGACTGGCAGCAGGGCAAGGTCGCCCAGGCCGCCGCGACGACGGACAGGTCGACGGCCGCCGCCGCCCTGCTCACCGGCTACACGAAGAACGCCCACATGAAGGGCATCACCGTCACCGAGGGCGCCCGCACCGGCACCAAGGTCCCCTTCTCCGTCAAGTGCACGGTGTCGTACAAGGGCATCAACAAGCCCATGACGTACGCCACTTCGCTCACCGTCGTGCGCAGCGCGAAGGACGGCAAGCCGTACGTCCAGTGGCACGCCTCCGTCGTCCACCCGGACCTCGCGGACGGCGACACCCTGGTGACGGGCGAGTCCGGCACCCCGCCGGTCAAGGCCTACGACCGTGACGGCGGCGAGCTGACGGTGGCCAAGTACCCGTCGCTGGGGCCGGTGTTGGACGGGCTGCGGGAGAAGTTCGGCAAGAAGGCCGGCGGCAAGGCGGGCATCGAACTCCAGGTGATCCGGGGCAAGAAGTCCAAGCAGTCCGACAAGACACTCGTCGAGCTGAGCAAGGGCACGCCCGGCAAGGTGAAGACGACGCTCAGCCCGACCCTCCAGGCGGCGGCCGAGACACAGGTCACCAAGCAGAAGAACTCCTCGGTCGTGATGATGCGCCCGTCGACCGGCGAGATCCTGGCCGTCGCGAACGCCTCGCACGGCTTCAACGTGGCCTTCCAGGGCTCCCTCGCCCCCGGTTCCACGATGAAGGTCGTGACGTCGACGATGCTCTTCGAGAAGAACCTGATCACCCCGGACGCGTCGCACCCCTGCCCCAAGACGTACAAGCTGGCGGGCTGGACCTTCCACAACGACGACGACTCGGAGATCAAGAAGGGCACGTTCAAGATGGCCTTCGGGGCCTCCTGCAACAACGCCTTCATCAACTTCGCGCCCAAGCTGTCCAACAGCGACCTGACGACGGAGGCCCAGCAGGTCTACGGCCTCGGCATGAACAACTGGGCCATCGGCGTCCCCACCTTCGACGGCTCGGTCCCGGTGCAGAGCGGCGCGCAGATGGGCGCCTCGCTGATCGGCCAGGGCGGGGTCCGCATGAACCCGCTGAACATGGCGTCGGTCGCCGCCACGGTCGACACGGGCACCTTCCACCAGCCGTACCTGGTCTCCCCGACGGTCGACAACCGCACGATCGCGAAGGCCTCGCGCACGATGTCGTCGACGACGCAGTCGGAGCTGAAGGAGGTCATGAAGTACACGGCGGACTACGGCACGGCGGCCGAGGCGATGTCCGGGCTCGGTCCGGACTACGGCGCGAAGACCGGCTCGGCGGAGGTCGACGGCCAGAAGAAGCCCAACGGCTGGTTCACCGCGTACAAGGGCGACCTCGTCGCCGCGGGTGTCGTCCAGGCGGGCGGCCACGGCGGCGACACGGCGGGCCCGATCGTGGCGGCCCTGCTCAAGCTGGGCAGCAGCCTCGGCGGCTGA
- the rsmI gene encoding 16S rRNA (cytidine(1402)-2'-O)-methyltransferase, producing the protein MTVAPGTLVLAGTPIGDIADAPPRLAEELAGADVVAAEDTRRLRRLTQALGVQPKGRVVSYFEGNEAARTPELVEALLGGSRVLLVTDAGMPSVSDPGYRLVAAAVEKDIKVTAVPGPSAVLTALALSGLPVDRFCFEGFLPRKAGERLSRLREVAGERRTLVYFEAPHRLDDTLAAMAEVFGAERRAAVCRELTKTYEEIKRGPVGELAEWAAEGVRGEITVVVEGAPEKAEELGADELVRRVRVREEAGERRKEAIAAVAVEAGVPKREVFDAVVAAKSAQKPL; encoded by the coding sequence GTGACAGTTGCTCCCGGAACTCTGGTCCTTGCCGGCACCCCCATCGGCGACATCGCGGACGCCCCGCCGCGCCTCGCCGAGGAGTTGGCGGGTGCCGACGTGGTCGCCGCCGAGGACACGCGACGGCTCCGGCGGCTCACCCAGGCGCTGGGGGTGCAGCCCAAGGGGCGGGTCGTGTCGTACTTCGAGGGCAACGAGGCGGCGCGGACACCGGAGTTGGTGGAGGCGCTGCTCGGCGGGTCGCGCGTGCTGCTGGTGACCGACGCCGGGATGCCGTCCGTGTCCGACCCCGGGTACCGGCTGGTCGCCGCCGCCGTGGAGAAGGACATCAAGGTCACCGCCGTACCGGGACCGTCCGCCGTGCTCACCGCGCTCGCGCTGTCGGGGCTGCCGGTGGACCGGTTCTGCTTCGAGGGGTTCCTGCCGCGGAAGGCCGGCGAGCGGTTGTCCCGGCTGCGGGAGGTCGCCGGTGAGCGGCGGACCCTCGTCTACTTCGAGGCGCCGCACCGGCTCGACGACACCCTCGCCGCGATGGCCGAGGTGTTCGGCGCCGAGCGGCGGGCCGCCGTCTGCCGGGAGCTGACGAAGACGTACGAGGAGATCAAGCGCGGCCCGGTCGGCGAACTGGCCGAGTGGGCGGCGGAGGGGGTCAGAGGGGAGATCACCGTCGTCGTCGAGGGCGCCCCGGAGAAGGCCGAGGAACTCGGTGCCGACGAGCTGGTACGGCGGGTGCGGGTGCGTGAGGAGGCGGGGGAGCGGCGTAAAGAGGCGATCGCGGCCGTGGCCGTCGAGGCAGGCGTTCCCAAGCGCGAGGTGTTCGATGCCGTGGTGGCGGCGAAGTCTGCGCAAAAACCCCTCTGA
- a CDS encoding dolichyl-phosphate-mannose--protein mannosyltransferase produces MTSTASSTDTRQGQAPQDQRPSWQQRLRRFGYTAGPRSDVRDRLVPPYAEPSPRLWAALGFSPTLVDRINRWSGWGGPLLVTLMAGVMRFYHLGSPKAVIFDETYYAKDAWALVHRGFEVNWDKNANDLILQHNGHIPIPTDAAYVVHPPVGKYVIGIGELIFGFNPFGWRFMTALLGTLAILMLCRIGRRLFRSTFLGCVAGVMMSLDGLAFVMARTSLLDGVLMFFVVAAFGCLLLDRDRARAKLAAALPVDADGRVRPDAHIADTLSLGWRPWRWMAGLTLGLAMATKWNGMFYAAAFVVMAVLWDVGSRKVAGAGKPYAAVLKHDVGLAFISTAPVAISVYVLSWLGWILSPANGTGGYFRNWAATAGKGGFWSQYMPDWARSLWHYEHEVYEFNVGLHSPHTYMSNPWSWLVDGRPVSYFYESPSPGADGCPASAGEKCAREVLAIGTPLLWWAACFALLYVLWRWAFRRDWRAGAIACGVAAGYLPWFMYQDRTIFFFYSIVFLPFLCLAVAMLIGAVIGPPGSSDTRRVAGAVGAGVLVLLVTWNFIYFWPLYTGTAIPIDQWRSRMWLDTWV; encoded by the coding sequence GTGACCAGTACCGCGTCCTCCACGGACACCCGGCAAGGGCAGGCCCCGCAAGACCAGCGGCCGTCGTGGCAGCAGCGGCTGCGCCGATTCGGCTACACGGCGGGGCCCAGAAGCGACGTACGCGACCGGCTGGTGCCGCCGTACGCGGAGCCCAGCCCGCGGTTGTGGGCGGCGCTCGGCTTCTCGCCGACGCTCGTCGACCGCATCAACCGCTGGTCGGGCTGGGGCGGTCCGCTGCTGGTCACGCTCATGGCGGGCGTGATGCGCTTCTACCACCTGGGCAGCCCGAAGGCGGTGATATTCGACGAGACGTACTACGCGAAGGACGCGTGGGCGCTGGTCCACCGCGGCTTCGAGGTCAACTGGGACAAGAACGCCAACGACCTGATCCTCCAGCACAACGGTCACATCCCCATCCCGACCGACGCCGCCTACGTCGTGCACCCGCCGGTCGGCAAGTACGTCATCGGCATCGGCGAGCTGATCTTCGGCTTCAACCCCTTCGGCTGGCGCTTCATGACGGCGCTGCTCGGCACGCTCGCCATCCTGATGCTGTGCCGCATCGGCCGCCGCCTGTTCCGCTCCACGTTCCTGGGCTGCGTCGCGGGCGTCATGATGTCGCTCGACGGCCTGGCCTTCGTGATGGCCCGCACCTCGCTGCTCGACGGCGTCCTGATGTTCTTCGTCGTCGCGGCCTTCGGCTGCCTGCTCCTGGACCGAGACAGGGCCCGGGCGAAACTCGCGGCAGCGCTACCGGTCGACGCCGACGGCCGCGTCCGCCCCGACGCGCACATCGCCGACACCCTCTCCCTCGGCTGGCGCCCCTGGCGCTGGATGGCCGGCCTGACCCTCGGCCTCGCGATGGCCACCAAGTGGAACGGCATGTTCTACGCCGCCGCCTTCGTGGTGATGGCCGTGCTCTGGGACGTCGGCTCCCGCAAGGTCGCGGGCGCGGGCAAGCCGTACGCCGCGGTCCTCAAGCACGACGTGGGCCTCGCCTTCATCTCCACCGCCCCGGTCGCGATCTCGGTCTACGTCCTGTCCTGGCTCGGCTGGATCCTCTCCCCGGCCAACGGCACCGGCGGCTACTTCCGCAACTGGGCCGCGACCGCCGGCAAGGGCGGCTTCTGGAGCCAGTACATGCCGGACTGGGCTCGCAGCCTGTGGCACTACGAGCACGAGGTCTACGAGTTCAACGTCGGCCTGCACTCCCCGCACACGTACATGTCCAACCCCTGGAGCTGGCTGGTCGACGGCCGCCCGGTCTCGTACTTCTACGAGTCCCCGTCCCCCGGCGCGGACGGCTGCCCGGCGAGCGCTGGCGAGAAGTGCGCCCGCGAGGTCCTGGCCATCGGCACCCCGCTCCTCTGGTGGGCGGCCTGCTTCGCGCTCCTGTACGTCCTGTGGCGCTGGGCGTTCCGCCGCGACTGGCGAGCGGGCGCGATCGCCTGCGGCGTAGCGGCCGGCTACCTCCCCTGGTTCATGTACCAGGACCGCACGATCTTCTTCTTCTACTCCATCGTCTTCCTCCCGTTCCTCTGCCTCGCGGTCGCCATGCTGATCGGCGCGGTCATCGGCCCACCGGGCTCCAGCGACACCCGCCGGGTCGCGGGCGCGGTGGGCGCGGGCGTACTGGTCCTGCTGGTCACGTGGAACTTCATTTATTTCTGGCCGCTGTACACGGGGACGGCGATCCCGATCGACCAGTGGCGGTCGCGGATGTGGTTGGACACCTGGGTGTAG
- a CDS encoding penicillin-binding transpeptidase domain-containing protein: MRKGVKATVIGSVFAVMVGGAGYGAFNVVSALGGSDGVDGIGGASAKKTGPPSGSEVEETTKKFFAAWESGSSVTAASYTNNDAAADLVLESYSGAGHITKVKITPGTATGATVPYTVKATVSYKGISKPLSYKSQLTVVRGKTTGRALVDWQPTVVHPELKTGDTFVTGESASPAIEAVDRDGVVVTKEKYPSLGPILDELRAKYGDKAGGSPGIELAIKHDVADSADTTLVTLEKGKAGKVRTTLRASAQAAAEKAVTKYSESSIVALQPSTGQVLAIANNRDDGFNAAFLGKLAPGSTMKIISAATFIDNDITTMNGPAPCTPDAVWQSQTFHNLTGLKPDLNATLADSFARSCNTAFVKFADSVKVDSLTKEAEDRFGLGRDNWKTGIPSFDGSVPASGGPDTAANLIGQGQVQMSPLNMASVTATAKTGTFRQPVLVAQSLDDRQLATAQGLSASTSAQLRAMMNRTATSGTAAGIMAGLGGSIGAKTGSAEVDGQSKSNSWFTGYRDDIAAAAMTQDGGHGIDAAGPIVRAVLAAGG, translated from the coding sequence ATGCGCAAGGGGGTAAAGGCCACCGTCATCGGCAGTGTGTTCGCCGTGATGGTGGGCGGGGCGGGGTACGGGGCGTTCAACGTCGTGTCCGCGTTGGGGGGTTCGGACGGGGTCGACGGGATCGGTGGGGCCTCGGCGAAGAAGACCGGGCCGCCCAGCGGCAGTGAGGTCGAGGAGACGACGAAGAAGTTCTTCGCGGCCTGGGAGAGCGGGAGTTCGGTGACCGCCGCGTCGTACACGAACAACGACGCCGCCGCCGACCTCGTCCTGGAGTCGTACAGCGGGGCCGGTCACATCACCAAGGTGAAGATCACGCCCGGTACGGCGACCGGGGCCACCGTGCCGTACACGGTGAAGGCGACGGTGTCGTACAAGGGCATCTCCAAGCCGCTCAGTTACAAGAGTCAGCTGACCGTCGTACGCGGGAAGACGACCGGGCGGGCCCTCGTCGACTGGCAACCGACCGTCGTGCACCCGGAGTTGAAGACCGGCGACACGTTCGTCACCGGGGAGTCCGCGAGTCCGGCGATCGAGGCCGTGGACCGGGACGGGGTCGTGGTGACGAAGGAGAAGTACCCCTCCCTCGGGCCGATCCTGGACGAGTTGCGCGCCAAGTACGGTGACAAGGCGGGCGGTTCGCCGGGTATCGAGCTGGCGATCAAGCACGACGTCGCGGACTCGGCCGACACCACGCTGGTGACCCTGGAGAAGGGCAAGGCCGGCAAGGTGCGCACGACGCTCCGGGCCAGCGCGCAGGCCGCCGCCGAGAAGGCCGTGACGAAGTACTCGGAGTCGTCGATCGTGGCCCTGCAACCGAGCACCGGGCAGGTGCTGGCGATCGCCAACAACCGCGACGACGGCTTCAACGCCGCGTTCCTGGGGAAGTTGGCGCCCGGCTCGACGATGAAGATCATCAGTGCCGCCACGTTCATCGACAACGACATCACGACGATGAACGGCCCGGCGCCCTGCACGCCCGACGCGGTGTGGCAGAGCCAGACCTTCCACAACCTGACCGGTCTCAAGCCGGACTTGAACGCCACGCTCGCCGACAGCTTCGCCCGTTCCTGCAACACGGCGTTCGTGAAGTTCGCCGACTCGGTCAAGGTGGACTCGCTGACCAAGGAGGCCGAGGACCGGTTCGGGCTCGGCCGGGACAACTGGAAGACCGGCATCCCGTCCTTCGACGGCTCGGTCCCCGCGTCCGGCGGCCCGGACACCGCGGCCAACCTGATCGGCCAGGGCCAGGTGCAGATGAGCCCGCTGAACATGGCGTCGGTGACGGCGACCGCGAAGACGGGCACGTTCCGCCAGCCGGTGCTCGTCGCGCAGAGCCTCGACGACCGCCAACTGGCCACCGCCCAGGGCCTGTCGGCGAGTACGTCGGCCCAACTGCGGGCGATGATGAACCGCACCGCGACCAGCGGCACCGCGGCCGGCATCATGGCCGGGCTCGGCGGCAGCATCGGCGCGAAGACGGGTTCCGCCGAGGTGGACGGCCAGTCCAAGTCCAACAGTTGGTTCACCGGCTACCGCGACGACATCGCGGCGGCGGCCATGACCCAGGACGGCGGCCACGGCATCGACGCGGCCGGCCCGATCGTCCGGGCGGTACTGGCGGCAGGTGGCTGA